GATTAAACCGTGGTCCACCCTAACAAATTCAGCgtcaattataatatttaatagatGTATATAtaactgaattttttttatttattttatatgtatGGTAAAAAAATTCATCGCTATTAAATCTTTTAGGACAAAAATCCCACTTCGATTTATCATTTTCAAAAAACATGTACCCATTTTCAACCTTCTAACAATTTCAGAGATACCACGCAAGGCTGCAAATCCCAGAACTCCAGAACAGTTCTCCTCTGTAAATCGTGAAATGTTGAGGTTCGTTTCTTACTCCAATTTTCTATCTTCCTTTCACTCTCATTCTTCCTTTAGGGTTTTCTCTCACTCTCTCCATCAATTCATtcccaataataatattaatgttGATGATGCCGTTTCCTCATTCCATCTCATGCTAAATATGCGTTCTACTCCTTCCATTGTTCAATTTAACAATATTTTAGGGTTCCTTGCTAGGACTAAGAATCATTACGCCACTGCCATTTCCCTTTTTCACCAACTGGAACTCAAACAAATTAAACCAAATATTATTACTTTAAACACTCTCATCAATTGTTATTGCCACACTGCTCAAATGGGTTTTGCCTTTTCCGTATTAGCCAAAATTCTCAAAATTGGAATTCAGCCTGATACCATAACTTTGAATACTCTTATCAAAGGTTTGTGTCTTAACAGTAAGGTTCATGAAGCTCTGCACTTTCATGACCATTTGATTGCACATGGGTTTCGGCTGGACCGAATTAGTTATCGTACGTTAATTAACGGGCTGTGTAAAATGGGGGAAACAAGAGCCGCCATGAAAATGTTGAGACAAATTGATGGGAAGTTGGTCAATGTGGATGTGGAAATGCACAGCATAATAATTGATAGTTTGTGTAAAGATAAATTTGTTACGGAAGCCTATGAGTTATATTCTGAAatgattgcaaagaaaatttctcccGATGTTGTCACTTTCACCGCTCTTATATATGGATTTTGCATTGTTGGTCAATTGAGAGATACATTTGGCTTGTTCCATGAAATGGTATCAAAAAACATCAACCCAGATGCTTATACTTTTAGTATATTGGTTGATGCTCTTTGTAAGGAAGGAAATGTGAAAGAAGCTAAAAAAGTGTTAGCCATGATGACAAGAGAAGGTGTAACACCCGGTGTTGTTACATACAATTCATTAATCGATGGGTATTTCCTAGTTAATGAAGTGAACAAGgccaaatatatattttatactcTGGCTCGAAGGGGAGTGGCTCCTGATGTCCGTTCTTATAATATAATGATCAATGGATTATGCAAGAGTAAAATGGTGGATGAGGCCATCAATCTCTTCAAAGAAATGAGTTGCAACAATATTGTTCCTGATTTGATAACTTACAATGCCCTTATTGATGGTTTGTGCAAATCAGGGAGAATCTCCTATGCTTGGGAACTTGTTCTTGAGATGCAAGATAATGGTCAACCAACCAATATATTCACTTACAGTTCTTTAATATACACTCTATGCAAAAACCATCATGTTGACAAAGCTATTGCATTAGTCAAGAAAATTAAAGACCAGGGCATTCAACCAGATATATGCGCATACAATATACTTCTAGATGGACTATGCAAAGGAGGACAACTTAAGAACGCACAAGATGTTTTTAAGGATCTTTTGATTAAGGGTTATAGTCTGGATATCCGAACGTATAATATTATGATCAATGGACTTTGTAGAGAGGGCTTGTTTGATGAAGTAGAGGCCTTGTTCTCCAAAATGGAATACAATGGTATCATTCCCGATGCTATAACTTATGAAACTATTATCCGTGCTCTCTTTTataaaaatgagaatgaaaaggCAGAGAAACTTCTTCGTGAAATGATTACTAGAGGTCTACTTGAAAAGTAACTCTAGGTAAGATAAtctcttattatttaatttgttatATTGCGTACAAGTTTGTAATTATTATGATTTAATTGTATATTTTGATGATAGTTACATACACAAAAGAAGGTGGACTGCTCAATCGTCTCACTGTCACTTTAATTTAAATCAAAAGTCATGTGTTTTTATTATGTTCATTTCAATATTTTAATGGCGTCAATGGTTGATTCTTTTTTTGTCAAGACATAGTTATCTTTTATCTTTGCAATGTACTTCGATCATCTCCATttgattttaatgatattttCTTTGACTGTTCATTTTTAGATAGTCAGATTAGAAACCAATCTGAGAAGGGATTTGAATGTTTATGTTCCTGTATATGGTTGTGATGTATAATATATGATATCATGAGTTTCGAGATATAGCAATAATTCTATTTAAGTTCTGTATCTTGGCAAAATGGGTTGTTCACAAGTCTGCATATTACTAGGGGGAAAACAAAGACATGATGGAAACTTTGAATTTTATATACACACAGTGTAATTGTTGTTTGCATTAACTTTCCTTTGGCAGGGTCCATTTGTGAATCCAATTCTTCAATTATATTTATCTGCAAATCCGATAGTTCTAGATGGCTGTTGATGTCTGTGTCAATATCTAAAGTGCCTTTGAGCTGATTATTTTTCAGCACCCTATAACTTATGTTAGCTTGTGTATTAATATAATGAATTTGAATCTATCTTTTACCTTAAGAGCAAAAAAGAACTTTAAATCTATCTTGTACCTTTATGATAGATTTTCTAATAAAAGTTCTGTGCAACATACTCAAATTTGGAAATTGTTTTCTGCACTTCTTTCCGGTTCCTTACTGTCTGCTTGATCTAAATCATTATGCAGGATCAAACAAACGGCCCACATCATTCAAGGATATTTGAACTGCAGGACCAGTTGATTATTCATCAGTATTTAGTTTTGATTGATTAGTATGCACTAATGACGAGGCTGTTGGAATTGTATTTTTGGCTACTTTgaattttgtgttatttgtgcGACGCGAGAGCTTTTGTCAATGAAGATTCAGACACACAAGCTTATCAGAAATGATATACTCTttgttttctattatttatttgtttcttcCTTTAATT
This genomic interval from Vicia villosa cultivar HV-30 ecotype Madison, WI unplaced genomic scaffold, Vvil1.0 scaffold8, whole genome shotgun sequence contains the following:
- the LOC131643206 gene encoding pentatricopeptide repeat-containing protein At1g12300, mitochondrial-like, with the translated sequence MLRFVSYSNFLSSFHSHSSFRVFSHSLHQFIPNNNINVDDAVSSFHLMLNMRSTPSIVQFNNILGFLARTKNHYATAISLFHQLELKQIKPNIITLNTLINCYCHTAQMGFAFSVLAKILKIGIQPDTITLNTLIKGLCLNSKVHEALHFHDHLIAHGFRLDRISYRTLINGLCKMGETRAAMKMLRQIDGKLVNVDVEMHSIIIDSLCKDKFVTEAYELYSEMIAKKISPDVVTFTALIYGFCIVGQLRDTFGLFHEMVSKNINPDAYTFSILVDALCKEGNVKEAKKVLAMMTREGVTPGVVTYNSLIDGYFLVNEVNKAKYIFYTLARRGVAPDVRSYNIMINGLCKSKMVDEAINLFKEMSCNNIVPDLITYNALIDGLCKSGRISYAWELVLEMQDNGQPTNIFTYSSLIYTLCKNHHVDKAIALVKKIKDQGIQPDICAYNILLDGLCKGGQLKNAQDVFKDLLIKGYSLDIRTYNIMINGLCREGLFDEVEALFSKMEYNGIIPDAITYETIIRALFYKNENEKAEKLLREMITRGLLEK